In the genome of bacterium, one region contains:
- the purD gene encoding phosphoribosylamine--glycine ligase, giving the protein MARRVLLLGGGGREAALAWAFARSPLLAKLFAAPGNPGMGPRVECVPGLDMLDAEAVIAFCRARQVDLVFIGPEQPLVAGVGDALSAAGVPVFGPSRAAAELEGSKAWAKAFMARHQVPTAAHASFTDLAEALAFLEQAPWPVVIKASGLAAGKGVVLPTSDEEARAALRAMLGEGAFGEAGATVVIEQRMSGPELSVFALCDGQRAWILGSARDHKRLGEGDTGPNTGGMGAIAPSPLATPALLDRVRREILDPVLAGMAGEGRAYRGILYLGLMLTEGGPCVIEFNCRLGDPETQALLPLLEIDLLQLAWDLACGGRLPAREPPMVGTLRAACVVLAAEGYPGPARRGDLITGLENLCGEWDLLVFHAGTALDEAGRLVSAGGRVLGLTALGRDAATARQRALAAAACVRFAGCHYRKDIGA; this is encoded by the coding sequence ATGGCCAGGCGCGTCCTGCTCCTGGGCGGCGGCGGGCGGGAGGCGGCGCTGGCTTGGGCCTTCGCCCGCAGTCCACTTCTAGCGAAACTGTTCGCCGCGCCCGGCAATCCCGGCATGGGACCCAGGGTCGAGTGCGTGCCCGGGCTGGACATGCTGGACGCCGAGGCAGTCATCGCCTTTTGTCGGGCGCGCCAGGTGGATCTGGTCTTCATCGGCCCCGAGCAGCCCCTGGTCGCCGGGGTGGGCGACGCATTGAGCGCGGCCGGCGTGCCTGTCTTCGGCCCCTCCCGCGCCGCCGCCGAGCTGGAGGGTTCCAAAGCCTGGGCCAAGGCCTTCATGGCCCGCCATCAGGTGCCCACCGCCGCCCATGCCTCCTTCACCGACCTGGCGGAGGCGCTGGCCTTCCTTGAGCAGGCACCCTGGCCGGTGGTGATCAAGGCCAGCGGTCTGGCGGCGGGCAAAGGCGTGGTGCTGCCCACCAGCGACGAAGAGGCCCGTGCCGCCCTGCGCGCCATGCTGGGGGAGGGGGCCTTCGGCGAGGCCGGCGCCACGGTGGTGATCGAGCAACGCATGAGCGGGCCCGAACTGTCCGTCTTCGCCCTCTGCGACGGGCAGAGGGCTTGGATCCTGGGCAGCGCCCGTGACCACAAGCGGCTGGGCGAGGGCGACACGGGGCCCAATACGGGTGGGATGGGCGCCATTGCCCCCAGCCCCCTGGCCACACCGGCCTTGCTCGATCGCGTGCGGCGAGAGATCCTGGATCCTGTCCTGGCCGGCATGGCCGGCGAAGGCCGAGCCTATCGCGGCATCCTCTACCTGGGCCTCATGCTGACGGAGGGCGGCCCGTGCGTGATTGAATTCAACTGCCGCCTGGGCGACCCCGAGACCCAGGCCCTGTTGCCCCTGCTCGAAATCGACCTGCTGCAGTTGGCCTGGGACCTCGCATGCGGCGGACGTCTGCCGGCACGTGAGCCCCCCATGGTCGGAACCTTGAGGGCCGCCTGCGTGGTGCTGGCGGCCGAGGGCTACCCGGGGCCAGCGCGCCGCGGCGATCTCATCACGGGTCTTGAGAACCTGTGCGGCGAGTGGGACCTGCTTGTCTTTCACGCGGGCACGGCCCTGGACGAGGCGGGACGGCTGGTCAGCGCCGGCGGGCGGGTGCTGGGCCTGACCGCCCTGGGGCGCGACGCCGCCACCGCCCGCCAACGGGCACTGGCCGCTGCGGCCTGTGTTCGCTTCGCGGGCTGCCACTATCGAAAGGACATCGGCGCGTGA
- a CDS encoding NAD-dependent epimerase/dehydratase family protein translates to MRILVTGGAGFIGSTTVDLLLADGHQVVVLDDFSTGREENLNPEAEVLRLGITDEAVLQAMAEWRFEAILHCAAQIDVRKSVENPVFDAGVNILGTLNLLEAARRTGVRRFVFSSTGGAIYGDTDHRPTPVGAECKPISPYGITKFAVEKYLYYYREVQGLSTFALRYGNVYGPRQNPNGEAGVVAIFARRLLKHLPLHINGDGTQTRDYVFVEDVARANVLALGADCGGAANVGTGVETDVNRLYERLAEALGSRHEAPHGPALAGEQRTSCLEWQATRELLGWEPRVDFAEGIARTAAWFRVRSEVAGRHA, encoded by the coding sequence GTGAGAATCCTGGTGACGGGCGGGGCCGGTTTCATCGGCTCGACCACAGTGGACCTGCTGCTGGCCGACGGCCACCAGGTCGTGGTGCTGGACGACTTCAGCACCGGACGCGAGGAGAACCTCAACCCGGAGGCCGAGGTCCTGCGCCTGGGCATCACCGACGAGGCCGTGCTGCAAGCCATGGCCGAATGGCGCTTCGAGGCCATCCTGCATTGCGCGGCCCAGATCGACGTGCGCAAGAGCGTGGAGAACCCCGTCTTCGACGCCGGCGTCAACATCCTGGGGACGCTCAACCTGCTGGAGGCCGCGCGGCGCACGGGGGTGCGGCGCTTTGTCTTCAGCTCCACGGGCGGCGCCATCTACGGCGACACCGACCACCGTCCCACCCCGGTGGGGGCGGAATGCAAGCCGATCAGCCCCTACGGCATCACCAAGTTCGCCGTGGAGAAGTACCTCTACTATTACCGGGAGGTACAGGGCCTCTCCACCTTCGCCCTGCGCTATGGCAACGTCTACGGTCCGCGCCAGAATCCCAACGGGGAGGCGGGCGTCGTCGCCATCTTCGCCCGCCGCCTGCTCAAGCACCTGCCGCTGCACATCAACGGGGACGGCACCCAGACCCGCGACTATGTCTTCGTGGAGGACGTGGCGCGGGCCAACGTGCTGGCCCTGGGCGCCGATTGCGGCGGCGCGGCCAATGTGGGCACCGGCGTGGAGACGGACGTCAACCGGCTCTATGAGCGGCTGGCCGAGGCCCTGGGCAGCCGCCACGAGGCGCCCCATGGCCCCGCCCTGGCGGGCGAGCAGCGCACCAGCTGCCTGGAATGGCAGGCCACACGCGAGCTGCTGGGCTGGGAGCCGCGGGTGGACTTCGCCGAGGGCATCGCCCGCACGGCGGCCTGGTTCCGTGTGCGATCCGAAGTGGCCGGACGGCATGCTTGA
- a CDS encoding sigma-54 dependent transcriptional regulator: MLEGLASVGMAGSGPAMQQVAALIRQVAPTELSVLVTGESGTGKELVARAIHENSRRAAGPLITVNCGAIPEGIFESEIFGHEKGSFTGADRQRKGMFELADGGTIFLDEIGEMPLFTQVKILRVLETGEFMRVGGQAVIRVNVRVVAATNRDLARESTRGRFRQDLFFRLKAITVQLPPLRERREDIPELARHFADRFCRANGLPTAEFSEEAMDLLSGHYWQGNVRELKNLVESLVILAGGRTIAAGLLRSRLLEEGSSPHLPVLRPVEEERPQISLELLQQMFFYLQRELAEIKALQREQLEQQRQVGEQFNLAAMSVDELERDHIREVLAEHGGNRLRAAHSLGISERTLYRKIRKHGL, encoded by the coding sequence ATGCTTGAGGGATTGGCCAGCGTGGGCATGGCGGGCAGCGGGCCGGCCATGCAGCAGGTGGCGGCACTCATCCGCCAGGTGGCCCCCACCGAGCTCTCCGTCCTGGTGACGGGAGAGTCCGGCACCGGCAAGGAGCTGGTGGCGCGGGCCATCCACGAGAACAGCCGGCGCGCCGCCGGACCGCTCATCACGGTCAATTGCGGCGCCATTCCCGAGGGCATCTTCGAGTCCGAGATCTTCGGCCATGAGAAGGGCTCCTTCACGGGAGCCGACCGGCAGCGCAAGGGCATGTTCGAGCTGGCCGACGGCGGCACCATCTTCCTTGACGAGATCGGCGAGATGCCCCTCTTCACCCAGGTCAAGATCCTGCGCGTGCTGGAGACGGGGGAGTTCATGCGGGTGGGGGGCCAGGCCGTCATCCGCGTCAATGTGCGGGTGGTGGCGGCCACCAATCGCGACCTGGCCCGCGAGTCGACCCGCGGCCGCTTCCGTCAGGACCTCTTCTTCCGCCTGAAGGCGATCACCGTTCAGTTGCCCCCGCTGCGGGAGCGCCGCGAGGACATCCCCGAGCTGGCCCGCCACTTCGCCGACCGCTTCTGCCGGGCCAATGGCCTGCCCACGGCGGAGTTCTCCGAGGAGGCGATGGACCTGCTCAGCGGGCACTACTGGCAGGGCAACGTCCGCGAACTGAAGAACCTGGTGGAGTCCCTCGTCATCCTGGCGGGCGGCCGCACCATCGCGGCGGGGCTGCTGCGCTCCCGCCTGCTTGAGGAGGGGAGCAGTCCCCACCTGCCCGTGTTGCGGCCGGTCGAGGAGGAGCGTCCGCAGATCAGCCTGGAGCTGCTGCAGCAGATGTTCTTCTACCTGCAGAGGGAGCTGGCCGAGATCAAGGCCCTCCAGCGCGAACAGCTGGAGCAGCAACGCCAGGTGGGGGAGCAGTTCAACCTGGCGGCCATGAGCGTGGACGAGCTGGAGCGCGACCACATCCGCGAGGTGCTGGCCGAACACGGCGGCAATCGGCTGCGGGCCGCCCACAGCCTGGGCATCAGCGAACGGACCCTATACCGCAAGATCAGGAAGCACGGCCTGTGA
- a CDS encoding LptE family protein, protein MRGKAPRAAALILLLLVCSCSYSFKGTLPPHLRTVAIPPIANQTAEFGVAEELNELVLARFLRDGLLKVTDEANADSRLDLVFMQIGESAFAYSQDEQTSLVRLTIRLQAEFWDRVEDRSLWRKDFSEWATYDPSGTPTRAEAIAEAAKRLVEAINQQLVADW, encoded by the coding sequence GTGAGAGGGAAGGCCCCACGCGCGGCGGCGCTGATCCTGCTGCTGCTGGTTTGCTCGTGCAGCTATTCCTTCAAGGGGACGCTGCCGCCCCACTTGCGCACGGTGGCCATCCCCCCCATCGCCAACCAGACGGCGGAGTTCGGCGTGGCCGAGGAACTGAACGAGCTGGTGCTGGCCCGCTTCCTGCGCGACGGCTTGCTCAAGGTGACGGACGAGGCCAACGCCGACAGCCGCCTGGACCTCGTCTTCATGCAGATCGGCGAGTCCGCCTTCGCCTACAGCCAGGACGAGCAGACCTCCCTCGTGCGGCTGACCATCCGCCTCCAGGCCGAGTTCTGGGATCGCGTCGAGGATCGCTCCCTGTGGCGCAAGGATTTTTCCGAGTGGGCCACTTACGATCCCAGCGGCACGCCCACCCGCGCCGAGGCCATTGCCGAGGCGGCCAAACGCCTGGTCGAGGCGATCAACCAGCAGCTGGTGGCGGACTGGTGA
- the typA gene encoding translational GTPase TypA codes for MSLRNVAIIAHVDHGKTTLVDEILKHCHVFRDNQVVRERLMDSNDLERERGITIVSKNLAVEWRDVRINLIDTPGHADFGGEVERVLKMADGVLLLVDAFEGPMPQTRFVLQKALQLHLKPIVVVNKMDRDNARPLEVVDEIFELFLELGADDRQLDFPVVFAAGRQGWAVRRLGDPRTGLDPLLDCIRDEIPAPEVVEGPLQLLITALDYSDYVGRIGIGRIFRGAVSNGETIALLKRDGSRQTRQIKQLLVFDNLGRREIPRAGCGEICALIGLEGVDIGDTVADLQEPEPLPIIAMDEPTLSMTFMVNTSPFYGQEGRLVTSRQVRERLRKETERDMALRVEDTAQVDSFKVSGRGILHLSILMETMRREGYEFMVGQPRVIYKEINGKKAEPVEVLTVDVSNAHVGQVIETVAQRRGEMLKMDPGELRTKLEFHMPSRGLIGFRSRMLRATGGEIVLYHRFLQYEFFKGSIPGRQSGSIVSMGEGEAVAYSLDALQDRGRFFVAPGDRVYMGQVIGEHCREDDIVVNVQKGKKLTNMRASGTDRAMRITPPLLMSLEECLEFLADDEFLEVTPESLRMRKSLLDENERRKALRLSLKAGEV; via the coding sequence ATGTCGCTGCGCAACGTCGCCATCATCGCCCACGTCGACCACGGCAAGACCACCCTGGTGGACGAGATCCTCAAGCATTGCCATGTCTTCCGCGACAACCAGGTGGTTCGCGAGCGGTTGATGGACTCCAACGACCTGGAGCGCGAGCGGGGCATCACCATCGTCAGCAAGAACCTGGCCGTGGAGTGGCGGGACGTGCGCATCAACCTGATCGACACGCCCGGCCACGCCGATTTCGGGGGCGAGGTGGAGCGCGTGCTCAAGATGGCGGACGGTGTGCTGCTGCTGGTGGACGCCTTCGAAGGACCCATGCCCCAGACCCGCTTCGTGCTGCAGAAGGCCCTGCAGCTCCATCTCAAACCCATCGTCGTCGTCAACAAGATGGACCGCGACAACGCGCGGCCGCTCGAGGTGGTGGACGAGATCTTCGAGCTATTCCTTGAACTGGGCGCCGACGACCGCCAACTGGATTTCCCGGTCGTCTTCGCCGCCGGCCGCCAGGGCTGGGCCGTGCGCCGGCTGGGGGATCCGCGGACCGGACTTGATCCGCTGCTTGACTGCATCCGCGACGAGATACCCGCCCCCGAAGTGGTCGAGGGACCGCTCCAGCTGCTCATCACGGCCTTGGACTACAGCGATTACGTGGGCCGCATCGGCATCGGCCGCATTTTCCGCGGCGCTGTATCGAACGGGGAGACCATCGCCCTGCTCAAGCGGGACGGCAGCCGGCAGACCCGCCAGATCAAACAGCTCCTCGTTTTCGACAACCTGGGCCGGCGCGAGATCCCGCGGGCCGGCTGTGGGGAGATCTGCGCCCTCATCGGCCTCGAGGGCGTGGACATCGGGGACACGGTGGCGGACCTCCAGGAGCCGGAACCGCTCCCCATCATCGCCATGGACGAACCCACCCTGTCCATGACCTTCATGGTCAACACCAGTCCCTTTTACGGCCAGGAGGGCCGCCTCGTCACCAGCCGCCAGGTGCGGGAGCGCCTGCGCAAGGAGACGGAGCGCGACATGGCCCTCCGGGTGGAGGACACGGCCCAGGTTGACAGCTTCAAGGTGAGCGGGCGGGGCATCCTCCACCTCTCCATCCTGATGGAGACCATGCGGCGGGAGGGCTACGAGTTCATGGTGGGCCAGCCCCGCGTCATCTACAAAGAGATCAACGGCAAGAAAGCCGAGCCGGTGGAGGTGCTGACCGTCGACGTGTCCAACGCCCATGTGGGCCAGGTGATCGAGACGGTGGCGCAGCGGCGGGGCGAGATGCTGAAGATGGACCCGGGGGAGCTGCGCACCAAGCTGGAGTTCCACATGCCCAGCCGCGGCCTGATCGGGTTCCGCAGCCGCATGCTGCGGGCCACGGGGGGCGAGATCGTCCTCTACCACCGCTTCCTGCAGTATGAGTTCTTCAAGGGCAGCATTCCCGGCCGCCAGTCGGGCAGCATCGTCTCCATGGGGGAGGGGGAGGCGGTGGCCTATTCCCTGGACGCCTTGCAGGACAGGGGGCGCTTTTTCGTCGCGCCCGGCGACCGGGTCTACATGGGGCAGGTGATCGGCGAGCACTGCCGCGAGGACGACATCGTCGTCAACGTGCAGAAGGGCAAGAAGCTGACCAACATGCGGGCCAGCGGCACCGACCGGGCGATGCGCATCACGCCGCCGCTGCTGATGAGCCTGGAGGAATGCCTTGAATTCCTGGCGGATGACGAGTTCCTCGAGGTGACACCCGAGAGCCTGCGCATGCGCAAGTCCCTGTTGGACGAGAACGAGCGGCGCAAGGCCCTCCGCCTGAGCCTGAAGGCGGGAGAGGTCTGA
- a CDS encoding glycosyltransferase family 2 protein — protein MAGSGTARPPLSGIVIARDEEERLTACLASLRPHCAELLVVLDARHTEGTRRAAEAAGARLLVHEFESHVRQKNVAVAAAAHDWLLSLDADEALAEGLAEELAAWDWSRPERAGRLRRRNWHLGAWVDWTGWRRDGATRLFNRTRARFAGSWVHDAVAGEELVVVSLRTRLLHWPYRDLEHHLEKINRYTSQLAREQRQAGRRPSLLKLVLDPPWKFCRMYLWEGGFLMGRRGFVLSAVAAVYVLLKQAKLWEAWLDGRSGRADG, from the coding sequence GTGGCCGGTTCCGGAACCGCGCGGCCGCCCCTGAGCGGCATCGTCATCGCCCGCGACGAGGAGGAGCGCCTGACCGCCTGCCTGGCCAGCCTGCGTCCCCATTGCGCCGAGTTGCTCGTCGTGCTGGATGCGCGCCACACGGAGGGGACGCGCCGCGCGGCGGAGGCGGCCGGTGCCCGTCTCCTCGTCCATGAGTTTGAATCCCATGTCCGGCAGAAGAACGTGGCCGTGGCGGCCGCCGCCCATGACTGGCTCCTCTCCCTGGACGCCGACGAGGCGCTGGCGGAGGGCCTGGCGGAGGAGCTGGCGGCCTGGGACTGGTCGCGGCCGGAGCGGGCGGGTCGGTTGCGCCGCCGCAACTGGCACCTGGGCGCTTGGGTGGACTGGACGGGCTGGCGGCGGGATGGCGCCACGCGGCTCTTCAACCGCACGCGGGCCCGCTTCGCCGGCAGCTGGGTCCACGACGCGGTGGCGGGCGAGGAGCTGGTGGTCGTGTCCCTGCGCACGCGGCTGCTGCATTGGCCTTATCGCGACCTCGAGCACCACCTGGAGAAGATCAACCGCTACACCAGCCAGCTGGCCCGCGAGCAGCGGCAGGCAGGGCGACGGCCCTCGCTGCTCAAGCTGGTGCTTGATCCTCCCTGGAAGTTCTGCCGCATGTATCTGTGGGAAGGCGGCTTCCTCATGGGCCGGCGTGGCTTCGTGCTGAGCGCCGTGGCGGCCGTCTACGTCCTGCTCAAACAGGCCAAGTTGTGGGAAGCCTGGCTGGACGGGCGCTCCGGACGGGCCGATGGCTGA
- a CDS encoding glycosyltransferase family 4 protein, with the protein MAEPRILHVNDQSRWGGGEGQTWLLIRELERLGVENHALVCAGSPLAERLATLLPPARLRLLPRALWGLLPLLLPALRPSCNVLHAHTGRSTLAFLAAGPARRVAHRRIPDQPAPAGLNRLKRADAVICVSEEIRRRLAQAGLGAGGRPRLACVHSSADWPEFPAVQARLEGRPALGFLGHFRRHKGLDLLLAALPAVLPVHPGLVLHLAGDGTEEAELRAMVHRLGLGAVVRFHPLPARPAEWLGGLDLFTMPSREEGLGSVALLAQALGLPVLATRAGGIPEGVLHGRTGWLVAPDDGPALAEGLARLLDDGELRLSLGAAGPPWVRENFSPRGMAQRTLAIYRELLA; encoded by the coding sequence ATGGCTGAGCCGCGCATCCTCCACGTCAACGACCAGAGCCGCTGGGGTGGCGGCGAGGGGCAGACCTGGCTGCTCATCCGGGAGCTGGAGCGGCTGGGCGTCGAGAACCACGCCCTCGTCTGCGCAGGCAGTCCCCTCGCCGAGCGCCTCGCCACCCTGCTGCCGCCCGCGCGGCTGCGCCTCCTGCCGCGCGCCCTCTGGGGCCTGCTGCCTCTTCTCCTGCCCGCTCTCCGCCCATCCTGCAATGTGCTCCATGCCCACACCGGACGCTCCACCCTGGCCTTCCTCGCCGCCGGCCCGGCCCGCCGGGTGGCCCACCGCCGCATTCCCGACCAGCCCGCTCCGGCCGGACTGAACCGCCTGAAGCGCGCCGACGCCGTCATCTGCGTCTCGGAGGAGATTCGTCGCCGTCTGGCGCAGGCCGGTCTGGGCGCGGGCGGCCGGCCCCGCCTGGCCTGCGTCCACAGCAGCGCCGACTGGCCGGAATTCCCCGCCGTGCAGGCGCGCCTGGAGGGCCGACCCGCCCTGGGCTTCCTGGGGCATTTCCGCCGCCACAAGGGGCTTGATCTGCTGCTGGCCGCCCTGCCGGCGGTGCTGCCGGTCCATCCCGGCCTGGTCCTGCATCTGGCGGGCGATGGCACCGAGGAGGCGGAACTGCGCGCCATGGTCCACCGCCTGGGTCTGGGGGCCGTGGTCCGCTTCCATCCGCTGCCGGCGCGGCCAGCCGAGTGGCTGGGCGGCCTCGACCTCTTCACCATGCCCTCGCGCGAGGAGGGGCTGGGCAGCGTGGCCCTGCTCGCCCAGGCCCTGGGCCTGCCCGTCCTGGCCACGAGGGCGGGGGGGATCCCCGAGGGCGTGCTGCACGGCCGCACGGGCTGGCTGGTGGCGCCCGATGACGGACCAGCCCTGGCCGAAGGCCTGGCGCGGCTGCTGGACGACGGGGAGCTGCGCCTGTCACTGGGCGCGGCGGGTCCGCCCTGGGTGCGGGAGAACTTCAGCCCGCGCGGCATGGCGCAGCGGACCCTGGCCATCTATCGGGAGCTGCTGGCATGA
- a CDS encoding VOC family protein: MSRSMVILYVPEQEAARRFYEALLAAPPVLHVPGMTEFELPGGLLLGLMPEAGIRRLLPALAVCFRGDAPQAPPAPLRAELYLAVDDAEAWLTRALAAGARLLDPVAARPWGDRAGYALDPWGHVLALAETSSP, translated from the coding sequence ATGAGCCGTTCCATGGTCATCCTCTACGTGCCGGAACAGGAGGCGGCACGCCGTTTCTACGAGGCCCTGCTGGCAGCGCCGCCCGTGTTGCACGTGCCGGGCATGACGGAGTTCGAACTGCCCGGCGGCCTGCTCCTGGGGCTGATGCCGGAAGCAGGCATCCGCCGCCTCTTGCCGGCGCTGGCCGTCTGCTTCCGGGGCGATGCCCCGCAAGCGCCCCCCGCCCCCCTCCGCGCCGAGCTTTATCTGGCCGTGGATGACGCCGAGGCCTGGCTTACCCGCGCCCTGGCGGCGGGCGCCCGCCTGCTCGATCCCGTGGCCGCGCGGCCCTGGGGCGACCGGGCCGGTTATGCGCTGGACCCCTGGGGCCACGTCCTGGCCCTGGCCGAAACATCTTCCCCATGA
- a CDS encoding DUF6305 family protein, with amino-acid sequence MRLLIIALMCWMLGAPIAAPAAPPPFREPVLITCAGQSSDLLLARQLFTKAGVSQARASSTLTADSLAGAQSLVLVVGGSSKGLGQAKNATDVELARIKGLIARARAAKLPILCLHVGREARRGPLSDPFITPVVPQSTQVLVLAGGNKDQFFTKLTAPAKVPLVEAADYRELTSRIAEAYGRPAPK; translated from the coding sequence ATGCGCCTGTTGATCATCGCCCTCATGTGCTGGATGCTGGGCGCGCCCATCGCAGCCCCGGCCGCCCCGCCACCCTTCCGCGAGCCCGTGCTCATCACCTGCGCCGGCCAGAGCAGCGATCTGCTCCTGGCCCGCCAGCTCTTCACCAAGGCCGGCGTGAGCCAGGCCCGCGCCAGCTCCACCCTTACGGCGGATTCCCTCGCCGGCGCCCAATCCCTCGTCCTGGTGGTGGGCGGCAGCTCAAAAGGCTTGGGCCAGGCCAAGAACGCCACCGACGTGGAGCTGGCCCGCATCAAGGGGCTGATCGCCCGGGCCCGCGCCGCGAAATTGCCCATCCTTTGCCTGCATGTGGGGCGGGAAGCCCGCCGCGGCCCCCTCTCCGATCCCTTCATCACGCCGGTTGTGCCGCAGTCCACCCAGGTGCTCGTCCTGGCGGGCGGCAACAAGGACCAGTTCTTCACCAAGCTGACCGCCCCCGCCAAGGTGCCGTTGGTCGAGGCGGCGGATTACCGGGAACTGACCTCCCGCATTGCCGAGGCCTACGGCCGTCCGGCGCCCAAATAA
- the smpB gene encoding SsrA-binding protein SmpB yields MTKKKPAEEPRYIAQNRKARHDYQILQTWEAGIALCGTEVKSCREGHASLKEAWARVVDGEIFVMGMHISPYAKGTVGAHDETRMRKLLLHASEIRKIAREVEGEGRTLVPLALYWKKHLVKCRLALVAGKRQADKRTDIAKREVERDLKRIMKERNQR; encoded by the coding sequence ATGACCAAGAAGAAGCCCGCGGAGGAGCCCCGGTACATCGCCCAGAACCGCAAGGCCCGGCATGACTACCAGATCCTGCAGACCTGGGAGGCGGGCATCGCCCTCTGCGGCACGGAGGTGAAGTCCTGCCGGGAAGGCCACGCCAGCCTCAAGGAAGCCTGGGCCCGGGTCGTGGATGGAGAGATCTTTGTGATGGGCATGCACATCTCTCCCTATGCCAAGGGGACGGTGGGCGCCCATGACGAGACGCGCATGCGCAAGCTGCTGCTGCACGCCTCCGAGATCCGCAAGATCGCCCGCGAGGTGGAGGGCGAGGGCCGCACCCTGGTGCCCCTGGCCCTCTACTGGAAGAAGCACCTGGTCAAGTGCCGCCTGGCCCTGGTGGCGGGCAAGCGGCAGGCCGACAAGCGCACGGACATCGCCAAGCGGGAAGTGGAACGTGACCTGAAGCGCATCATGAAGGAAAGGAACCAGCGGTGA
- the tyrS gene encoding tyrosine--tRNA ligase, which produces MSTAFPPVATQLEEIRSGAAEILPEAELERKLERSQASGRPLIIKFGADPSAPDLHIGHAVVINKLRTFQRLGHTVVFLIGDFTGMIGDPSGKSKTRKALSREEVLANAETYKTQIFKLLDPERTVIRFNSEWFAPMAIDDFLRLTSRYTVARLLEREDFRRRYTEQSPITMMEMLYPLIQGYDSVALAADVELGGTDQTFNLLVGRSLQEAYGQEAQVILTMPILEGTDGQQKMSKSLGNYVGVCDSPRDIFGRTMSIPDELILRWFRLATDLPVAELDAIGAALLAGENPSRHKRRLGRELVRLYHDEEQARAAEAEFDAMFRQGGLPDDLAERPLAAATPLIDLMVEAGLAASKGEARKLVRQGAVCLDGVRVVDEGLVLAPAADLVLKVGKRRFLKLTAPA; this is translated from the coding sequence GTGAGCACAGCCTTCCCCCCCGTCGCCACGCAACTTGAGGAGATCCGCAGCGGCGCCGCGGAGATCCTGCCCGAGGCGGAGCTGGAGCGGAAGCTGGAGCGCTCGCAGGCCAGCGGGCGGCCACTGATCATCAAGTTCGGGGCCGACCCCTCGGCGCCGGATCTCCACATCGGCCACGCCGTGGTCATCAACAAGCTGCGCACCTTCCAACGCCTGGGCCACACCGTCGTCTTCCTCATCGGGGATTTCACCGGCATGATCGGCGACCCCAGCGGCAAGTCCAAGACGCGCAAGGCCCTCTCCCGCGAGGAGGTGCTGGCCAACGCCGAGACCTACAAGACCCAGATCTTCAAGCTGTTGGACCCGGAGCGCACCGTCATCCGCTTCAACAGCGAGTGGTTCGCCCCCATGGCCATCGACGATTTCCTGCGCCTGACCAGCCGCTACACGGTGGCCCGGCTGCTGGAGCGGGAGGACTTCCGCCGCCGCTACACGGAGCAGAGTCCCATCACCATGATGGAGATGCTCTATCCGCTGATCCAGGGATACGACAGCGTGGCCCTGGCCGCCGACGTGGAACTGGGCGGCACCGACCAGACCTTCAACCTGCTGGTGGGCCGCTCCCTGCAGGAGGCTTATGGCCAGGAGGCGCAGGTCATCCTCACCATGCCCATCCTCGAGGGGACGGACGGCCAGCAGAAGATGTCCAAGTCGCTGGGCAACTACGTGGGCGTCTGCGACAGCCCGCGCGACATCTTCGGCCGCACCATGAGCATCCCCGACGAGTTGATCCTGCGCTGGTTCCGCCTGGCCACCGACCTGCCCGTCGCCGAGCTGGACGCCATCGGGGCGGCGCTCCTGGCGGGAGAGAATCCCAGCCGGCACAAGCGGCGGCTGGGCCGGGAGCTGGTCCGCCTCTACCACGACGAGGAGCAGGCCCGCGCCGCCGAAGCGGAGTTCGACGCCATGTTCCGCCAGGGCGGCCTGCCCGACGACTTGGCGGAGCGCCCCCTGGCGGCGGCCACACCCCTGATCGATCTGATGGTGGAGGCCGGACTGGCGGCGAGCAAGGGCGAGGCGCGCAAACTGGTGCGGCAGGGGGCGGTCTGCCTGGACGGTGTGCGGGTGGTCGATGAGGGCCTGGTCCTGGCGCCGGCGGCGGACCTGGTCCTGAAAGTGGGCAAGCGGCGCTTTCTCAAGTTGACGGCGCCGGCATGA